A section of the Castanea sativa cultivar Marrone di Chiusa Pesio chromosome 12, ASM4071231v1 genome encodes:
- the LOC142619207 gene encoding bark storage protein A-like isoform X2, with amino-acid sequence MTSKLQYAHDSTPNKTYIYCPYSSVSPHSSLLSSCTLPTFQGREYPRPTMWAVELQVMLVVGLLVMLQVQQSLQLRSSHPMHGVVDKINEDAGPYIGLVMTFPTEELALIDSTFFVPSSEIPWVDLAGRRFNIGTIKGVDVIYVMTGEQTVNAGITVQILLDTFDIIGTVHYGIAGSSNDSLYIGDVSVPNYVAYTGSWTWKEFKSAEESMTELKFGNFNFPKKGENLLAMIDFTPQQLYSIGKPMEEVFWLPIDPKLFNIASELQDVKLQQCVNETYCLPETPKVVYGLKGSTADIYLDNAAYRKFLFKAFNVSTVDEESAAITSLSNGVPCIVFRGVSDYAGGEGLLSATSLTYLAAMNALSVAVEFIGLFGEEVAIHDH; translated from the exons ATGACATCTAAACTTCAATATGCACATGACTCCACACCTAATAAAACATACATATATTGCCCATATTCTTCTGTCTCTCCTCACTCTTCACTACTCAGTTCTTGCACACTTCCAACTTTCCAGGGGAGAGAATATCCACGACCAACAATGTGGGCAGTTGAGTTGCAAGTAATGTTAGTGGTGGGTTTATTGGTTATGTTACAGGTTCAACAGTCTTTGCAACTCAGATCTAGTCATCCAATGCATGGGGTTGTGGATAAGATCAATGAGGATGCTGGACCTTATATTGGGCTAGTGATGACTTTTCCTACTGAAGAACTTGCACTTATAGACTCTACTTTCTTTGTTCCCAGCTCGGAGATCCCATGGGTTGACTTGGctg GAAGGAGGTTCAACATTGGGACTATTAAAGGTGTAGatgtaatttatgtgatgaCTGGAGAGCAAACA GTGAATGCAGGCATAACTGTTCAAATCCTACTTGATACATTTGATATCATAGGAACTGTTCATTATGGGATCGCTGGAAGTTCTAATGATTCATTGTACATTGGTGATGTTAGTGTCCCAAATTATGTTGCCTATACAGGATCTTGGACATGGAAG GAATTCAAGTCAGCAGAGGAGAGTATGACAGAATTGAAGTTTGGTAATTTCAACTTCCCTAAGAAGGGAGAGAATTTGTTGGCAATGATAGACTTCACTCCACAACAGTTGTACTCTATTGGAAAACCAATGGAAGAGGTTTTTTGGCTTCCAATTGATCCAAAATTATTCAATATTGCTTCTGAACTTCAG GATGTAAAGCTACAACAATGTGTCAATGAGACATATTGTCTACCTGAAACACCAAAGGTTGTATATGGATTGAAAGGTTCTACTGCTGATATATACCTGGACAATGCAGCTTatagaaaatttcttttcaaagcATTTAATGTCTCAACTGTTGATGAAGAGAGCGCTGCAATT ACATCTCTATCAAATGGAGTGCCTTGTATTGTGTTTCGTGGTGTATCGGATTATGCAGGCGGAGAGGGATTACTATCAGCAACAAGCCTGACTTATTTGGCTGCTATGAATGCTCTCAGTGTTGCTGTTGAGTTTATTGGATTATTTGGCGAGGAAGTTGCTATCCATGACCACTGA
- the LOC142619207 gene encoding bark storage protein A-like isoform X1, whose translation MTSKLQYAHDSTPNKTYIYCPYSSVSPHSSLLSSCTLPTFQGREYPRPTMWAVELQVMLVVGLLVMLQVQQSLQLRSSHPMHGVVDKINEDAGPYIGLVMTFPTEELALIDSTFFVPSSEIPWVDLAGRRFNIGTIKGVDVIYVMTGEQTVNAGITVQILLDTFDIIGTVHYGIAGSSNDSLYIGDVSVPNYVAYTGSWTWKEFKSAEESMTELKFGNFNFPKKGENLLAMIDFTPQQLYSIGKPMEEVFWLPIDPKLFNIASELQDVKLQQCVNETYCLPETPKVVYGLKGSTADIYLDNAAYRKFLFKAFNVSTVDEESAAIVMTSLSNGVPCIVFRGVSDYAGGEGLLSATSLTYLAAMNALSVAVEFIGLFGEEVAIHDH comes from the exons ATGACATCTAAACTTCAATATGCACATGACTCCACACCTAATAAAACATACATATATTGCCCATATTCTTCTGTCTCTCCTCACTCTTCACTACTCAGTTCTTGCACACTTCCAACTTTCCAGGGGAGAGAATATCCACGACCAACAATGTGGGCAGTTGAGTTGCAAGTAATGTTAGTGGTGGGTTTATTGGTTATGTTACAGGTTCAACAGTCTTTGCAACTCAGATCTAGTCATCCAATGCATGGGGTTGTGGATAAGATCAATGAGGATGCTGGACCTTATATTGGGCTAGTGATGACTTTTCCTACTGAAGAACTTGCACTTATAGACTCTACTTTCTTTGTTCCCAGCTCGGAGATCCCATGGGTTGACTTGGctg GAAGGAGGTTCAACATTGGGACTATTAAAGGTGTAGatgtaatttatgtgatgaCTGGAGAGCAAACA GTGAATGCAGGCATAACTGTTCAAATCCTACTTGATACATTTGATATCATAGGAACTGTTCATTATGGGATCGCTGGAAGTTCTAATGATTCATTGTACATTGGTGATGTTAGTGTCCCAAATTATGTTGCCTATACAGGATCTTGGACATGGAAG GAATTCAAGTCAGCAGAGGAGAGTATGACAGAATTGAAGTTTGGTAATTTCAACTTCCCTAAGAAGGGAGAGAATTTGTTGGCAATGATAGACTTCACTCCACAACAGTTGTACTCTATTGGAAAACCAATGGAAGAGGTTTTTTGGCTTCCAATTGATCCAAAATTATTCAATATTGCTTCTGAACTTCAG GATGTAAAGCTACAACAATGTGTCAATGAGACATATTGTCTACCTGAAACACCAAAGGTTGTATATGGATTGAAAGGTTCTACTGCTGATATATACCTGGACAATGCAGCTTatagaaaatttcttttcaaagcATTTAATGTCTCAACTGTTGATGAAGAGAGCGCTGCAATTGTAATG ACATCTCTATCAAATGGAGTGCCTTGTATTGTGTTTCGTGGTGTATCGGATTATGCAGGCGGAGAGGGATTACTATCAGCAACAAGCCTGACTTATTTGGCTGCTATGAATGCTCTCAGTGTTGCTGTTGAGTTTATTGGATTATTTGGCGAGGAAGTTGCTATCCATGACCACTGA
- the LOC142621073 gene encoding inositol oxygenase 1-like isoform X2, giving the protein MAKMEIMIDHSILLQKQVILSVRECNTKRSIRWIYCARIQCLWPIIQVKRTREEYAKLNKAEMSIWEAIELLDSFVDESDPDLDEAQIQHLLQSAEAIRKDYPNEDWLHLTALIHDLGKVLFHSKFGSLPQWDVTGDTHHVGCAFDESIVYHKYFKENPDYNNPAYNTKLGIYSEGCGLENVLMSWGHDDYMYMVAKANGTTLPPAALFAIRYHSFYPLHKEGAYQYLMNEEDRENLKWVQTFNKYDLYSKSNVQIDVEKVKPYYESLIKKYFPEKLRW; this is encoded by the exons ATGGCTAAAATGGAGATAATGATTGACCATTCAATACTCTTACAGAAACAAGTTATTTTAAG TGTCAGAGAATGCAATACCAAAAGAAGCATCAGATGGATTTACTGTGCCAGAATCCAATGCCTTTGGCCAATCATTCAG GTAAAGAGGACAAGGGAAGAGTATGCAAAATTGAACAAGGCAGAGATGTCCATATGGGAAGCCATTGAACTCCTTGACAGTTTTGTGGATGAAAGTGACCCTGACCTGGATGAAGCTCAGATTCAGCATTTGCTGCAGTCGGCTGAAGCCATAAGAAAAGATTATCCTAATGAAGATTGGCTGCACTTGACCGCCCTTATTCATG ATCTTGGAAAGGTTCTTTTCCATTCTAAATTTGGATCGCTTCCCCAGTGGGATGTTACAG GAGATACGCATCATGTTGGTTGTGCTTTTGACGAATCGATTGTTTATCACAAG TATTTCAAGGAAAATCCAGATTACAACAATCCTGCCTACAACACTAAACTTGGAATCTACTCTGAAGGATGTGGACTAGAAAATGTGCTGATGTCATGGGGGCATGACGATTACATGTACATG GTGGCCAAGGCAAATGGAACTACTCTACCTCCAGCTGCATTATTTGCCATCCGATATCACTCATTTTACC CATTGCATAAGGAAGGAGCATATCAATACCTAATGAATGAGGAGGACAGAGAGAATCTGAAATGGGTTCAAACATTCAA CAAATATGATCTCTACAGTAAGAGCAACGTTCAAATTGACGTTGAAAAAGTTAAACCTTACTATGAATCCCTCATAAAAAAG taCTTCCCGGAAAAGCTCAGATGGTAA
- the LOC142621073 gene encoding putative inositol oxygenase isoform X1: MEIMIDHSILLQKQVILSGNKMIAVENQALVSENAIPKEASDGFTVPESNAFGQSFRDYEASVRLSIVENTYRLNHINQTYDFVKRTREEYAKLNKAEMSIWEAIELLDSFVDESDPDLDEAQIQHLLQSAEAIRKDYPNEDWLHLTALIHDLGKVLFHSKFGSLPQWDVTGDTHHVGCAFDESIVYHKYFKENPDYNNPAYNTKLGIYSEGCGLENVLMSWGHDDYMYMVAKANGTTLPPAALFAIRYHSFYPLHKEGAYQYLMNEEDRENLKWVQTFNKYDLYSKSNVQIDVEKVKPYYESLIKKYFPEKLRW, translated from the exons ATGGAGATAATGATTGACCATTCAATACTCTTACAGAAACAAGTTATTTTAAG TGGGAACAAGATGATTGCTGTTGAGAACCAGGCGCTTG TGTCAGAGAATGCAATACCAAAAGAAGCATCAGATGGATTTACTGTGCCAGAATCCAATGCCTTTGGCCAATCATTCAG GGATTATGAAGCAAGTGTGAGGCTAAGTATTGTGGAGAATACCTATCGACTGAACCATATTAACCAAACATATGATTTT GTAAAGAGGACAAGGGAAGAGTATGCAAAATTGAACAAGGCAGAGATGTCCATATGGGAAGCCATTGAACTCCTTGACAGTTTTGTGGATGAAAGTGACCCTGACCTGGATGAAGCTCAGATTCAGCATTTGCTGCAGTCGGCTGAAGCCATAAGAAAAGATTATCCTAATGAAGATTGGCTGCACTTGACCGCCCTTATTCATG ATCTTGGAAAGGTTCTTTTCCATTCTAAATTTGGATCGCTTCCCCAGTGGGATGTTACAG GAGATACGCATCATGTTGGTTGTGCTTTTGACGAATCGATTGTTTATCACAAG TATTTCAAGGAAAATCCAGATTACAACAATCCTGCCTACAACACTAAACTTGGAATCTACTCTGAAGGATGTGGACTAGAAAATGTGCTGATGTCATGGGGGCATGACGATTACATGTACATG GTGGCCAAGGCAAATGGAACTACTCTACCTCCAGCTGCATTATTTGCCATCCGATATCACTCATTTTACC CATTGCATAAGGAAGGAGCATATCAATACCTAATGAATGAGGAGGACAGAGAGAATCTGAAATGGGTTCAAACATTCAA CAAATATGATCTCTACAGTAAGAGCAACGTTCAAATTGACGTTGAAAAAGTTAAACCTTACTATGAATCCCTCATAAAAAAG taCTTCCCGGAAAAGCTCAGATGGTAA